Part of the Pirellulales bacterium genome, CTACCGCCGCCTCGTCATTCCTGCGCAATGGCATTCAAGTCGTCGGGGTCCTGCACGGTTATTCGCACCTGGTCGAGTTTGGCCCAGACCATCCGCTGGTCGAGGGACGCGACTTTGTGATGATCGATCACAAATTGCTTAAGCGTACGCGTAATAGCCAAGGCATTCTGATTGGCACGGCACGGACGAATCCCGGTAAGGACATTGCCCGTCCGGAACATTTAGCGGATCCGGCGCGAACTGCAAAGCTGCGCACCGTGTACGAGGCGCTGGTGTCACTCGAGGTCGATGCGCTGGTATCGATTGGCGGCGACGACACGCTGAAGACTGCCAACAAGTTCAAGCTTTTTCAAGAGCACCTGCCGGCCGGCGCACGCCCGATACCGGTTGTCCACTTACCCAAAACGATCGACAACGATTACAGCGGGATCGATTTTACGTTCGGATACTTTACGGCCGTCGAGACGCTAGCCAGCGAGATCCGCAATCTGCTGGCCGACGCCGAGGCGTCGCGTTCGTATTATCTAACCGAGACAATGGGACGCAGTGCCGGTTGGCTGGCCTACGGATCTGCGATTGCGGGCGAAGCGAGCCTGGTGGTCAGTGTCGAAGACATCACCGGCAAATATCGCGAGGAGGAATCGTTCCAGGATCCGACCACCGGTGAAACCATTACCCGCCCGGTGATGAAGGTCGAAGAGGTCATCCGTCGCATCGTCGCCACGATGCGAGCCCGCGAGTTCGAAGAGAAAAAAGAATTCGGCGTGATCGTAATTGCCGAAGGATTGGCTGAGTACTTGCCGCAGAAATACCTGGAAGGTATCTCGCGCGATGAGCACGGTCACATCTCGATTTCGCAAGTGAACCTTTGCCGCCGGTTCGCCAAATTAATTGCCGAGGAATTCCAGAAGGTTACCGGCAAATCACGGCGTGTGACGGGTCTGCAACTTGGCTACGAAGCACGCTGCGCGCGGCCTCATGCCTTCGACGTAATGCTCGGCAGCCAGTTGGGCGTGGGCGCCTATCGCGCCTTGATCGAGGAGAAACTCAACGGCGTGATGGTCTCTGTGCGTGGACAGCTCGATTTAAACTATGTTCCATTCAGCGATCTCATCGATCCGCAGACATTGGTTACCGTGGTGCGTTTCGTAGAGCCGGCGTCCGATTTCCATCGGCTGGCAAGGTTCCTGGAAACGCATGTGA contains:
- a CDS encoding 6-phosphofructokinase — encoded protein: MSTLSSPRHAESPIRKAAILFAGGPAPAANAVISTAASSFLRNGIQVVGVLHGYSHLVEFGPDHPLVEGRDFVMIDHKLLKRTRNSQGILIGTARTNPGKDIARPEHLADPARTAKLRTVYEALVSLEVDALVSIGGDDTLKTANKFKLFQEHLPAGARPIPVVHLPKTIDNDYSGIDFTFGYFTAVETLASEIRNLLADAEASRSYYLTETMGRSAGWLAYGSAIAGEASLVVSVEDITGKYREEESFQDPTTGETITRPVMKVEEVIRRIVATMRAREFEEKKEFGVIVIAEGLAEYLPQKYLEGISRDEHGHISISQVNLCRRFAKLIAEEFQKVTGKSRRVTGLQLGYEARCARPHAFDVMLGSQLGVGAYRALIEEKLNGVMVSVRGQLDLNYVPFSDLIDPQTLVTVVRFVEPASDFHRLARFLETHVNE